A section of the Pseudomonas flavescens genome encodes:
- a CDS encoding rhodanese-like domain-containing protein: MSSLVSETPAAEPAVALAHFSRRLSVETDCSDVHQSQQAGEVDYLLVDVRNPQAFATSHVPGAINIPSREITAERMADFPAETLFVVYCAGPHCNGVHRAAVRLASLGYAVKEMIGGVTGWLDEGLPLAGTHPERSGNADVTSCAC, from the coding sequence ATGTCCAGCCTCGTCAGTGAAACGCCTGCCGCCGAGCCAGCCGTAGCGCTCGCGCATTTCAGCCGCCGTCTGAGTGTCGAAACCGACTGTTCCGATGTCCACCAAAGCCAGCAGGCCGGTGAGGTGGATTACCTGCTGGTCGACGTACGCAACCCACAGGCATTCGCCACCAGCCACGTTCCCGGCGCTATCAATATTCCCAGCCGCGAGATCACGGCCGAGCGGATGGCCGATTTTCCCGCTGAGACGTTGTTCGTCGTTTACTGCGCCGGCCCCCACTGCAATGGCGTGCACCGTGCTGCGGTGCGCCTGGCGAGCCTGGGGTATGCCGTTAAGGAAATGATCGGTGGAGTCACCGGCTGGCTCGACGAAGGGTTGCCGCTGGCCGGGACGCACCCCGAGCGCAGCGGCAATGCCGACGTCACCTCATGCGCATGTTGA
- a CDS encoding LacI family DNA-binding transcriptional regulator, translating into MARKSGRNDGNSAESPVTIKDVALKAGVSVMTVSRAIKRPELVNEVTREHVLEIVRSMGYVPNIMAGALATRKSRLVSILLPTIANSIYSIAVQSIINRLSAFGYQSLVGPTGYSPENEEILLDAILGRRPDGIVLTGTLHTAQIRSRLASIGIPVVEAWDLSDDLLDTQVGFSHEKVGVAVADHFHAKGYRRWAVVGIDDPRAMRRCRSLISRLHELNIGDVHQEIFATEATWEVGRAGLAKLLNDGMHPEIVFCSSDTVALGVLAEAASHGISVPDDLAVLGFGNITNGQFAYPALSTVSVNAQEMGYQVAEALLRRLDGVKGDNQIDTGFEIIERGST; encoded by the coding sequence GTGGCGCGCAAATCAGGAAGAAATGACGGCAACTCCGCAGAAAGCCCTGTCACCATCAAGGATGTGGCGCTGAAGGCCGGTGTCTCGGTGATGACGGTGTCGCGCGCGATCAAACGCCCAGAACTGGTGAACGAGGTCACGCGAGAGCATGTACTCGAAATCGTCCGTTCCATGGGCTACGTGCCGAATATCATGGCAGGGGCGCTAGCCACCAGAAAGAGCCGGCTCGTATCCATTCTGCTGCCAACCATCGCCAACTCGATTTACTCGATTGCCGTGCAGTCGATCATCAACAGGCTTTCCGCATTTGGCTATCAGTCACTGGTCGGGCCAACGGGTTATTCGCCGGAGAATGAAGAGATCCTTCTCGACGCGATCCTGGGCAGACGACCGGACGGCATTGTTCTTACCGGCACCCTGCACACTGCTCAGATCCGCTCGCGTCTCGCCTCGATTGGCATTCCCGTCGTCGAAGCATGGGACCTGAGCGATGACCTGCTGGATACCCAGGTTGGCTTTTCCCATGAAAAGGTCGGCGTCGCCGTGGCCGATCACTTCCACGCCAAGGGCTATCGACGATGGGCGGTAGTCGGGATCGATGATCCCCGCGCCATGCGCCGTTGCCGCAGTTTGATCTCGCGCCTGCACGAGCTGAACATTGGCGACGTTCATCAGGAGATCTTCGCGACGGAGGCCACCTGGGAAGTCGGGCGAGCGGGCCTGGCGAAGCTGCTGAATGACGGTATGCACCCAGAGATCGTCTTCTGCAGCTCCGACACGGTCGCGCTCGGCGTACTGGCCGAGGCCGCGAGCCATGGAATCTCCGTGCCTGACGACCTCGCCGTTCTGGGCTTCGGCAACATCACCAACGGCCAGTTCGCCTACCCGGCGCTTTCGACGGTCAGCGTGAATGCTCAGGAGATGGGGTATCAGGTCGCCGAGGCGCTCTTGCGCCGCCTTGATGGTGTGAAGGGCGATAATCAGATCGACACCGGATTCGAGATCATCGAGCGCGGCAGCACCTGA
- a CDS encoding inorganic phosphate transporter — protein sequence MFELFSGLDAWLALSLALALLFVLTFEFINGFHDTANAVATVIYTKAMPPNLAVVMSGIFNFFGVLLGGVGVAYAIVHLLPVELLINVNTSHGLIMVFSLLAAAITWNLGTWYFGIPASSSHTLIGSILGVGLANALLTDIPLGDGVNWQKASDIGLSLIFSPIAGFIVAALLFLALKHWMPTPKVHSTPVSRKEIKGKNKPPFWNRLVLIVSAMAVSFVHGSNDGQKGIGLIMLVLIGIVPAKFVLDLNSTTYQIERTRDAAIHLGEFYQRNAPTLNEFLALGKSGNSELPKQFRCDPKLTELTITTLLKTLDGVKDYHSLSEEKRIDIRRYLLCLDDSAKKVGKLENLPAREKADLDKLRKDLTATTEYAPFWVIIAVALALGIGTMVGWKRVVKTVGEKIGKQGMTYAQGMSAQITAACAIGLANVYSLPVSTTHVLSSGVAGTMVANRSGLQGSTISNILLAWVLTLPTSMALAAGLFYGATLIFG from the coding sequence ATGTTCGAATTATTCAGCGGGCTCGACGCCTGGTTGGCGTTGAGCCTGGCACTCGCCTTGCTCTTCGTCCTCACCTTCGAATTCATCAATGGTTTCCACGATACGGCCAACGCCGTGGCGACGGTCATCTACACGAAAGCCATGCCGCCAAACCTGGCCGTCGTCATGTCGGGCATATTCAACTTCTTCGGTGTCTTGCTCGGTGGCGTGGGGGTGGCTTACGCCATCGTTCACCTGCTGCCGGTCGAGCTGCTGATCAACGTGAATACCTCCCATGGCCTGATCATGGTGTTCTCGCTGCTGGCTGCGGCGATCACCTGGAACCTCGGCACCTGGTACTTCGGCATTCCGGCCTCCAGCTCGCACACGCTGATCGGCTCGATCCTCGGCGTGGGCCTGGCCAATGCGCTGCTCACCGACATTCCGCTCGGTGACGGCGTGAACTGGCAGAAAGCCAGTGATATCGGCCTGTCGCTGATCTTCTCGCCGATTGCCGGTTTCATTGTCGCCGCGCTGCTGTTTCTCGCGCTCAAGCACTGGATGCCGACGCCGAAGGTGCATAGCACGCCGGTCTCGCGCAAGGAAATCAAAGGCAAGAACAAGCCGCCGTTCTGGAACCGCCTGGTACTGATCGTCTCGGCCATGGCGGTGAGCTTCGTGCACGGCTCCAACGATGGTCAGAAGGGCATCGGTCTGATCATGCTGGTGCTGATCGGCATAGTGCCGGCCAAGTTCGTTCTCGACCTGAACAGCACCACCTACCAGATCGAGCGTACCCGCGACGCGGCCATTCACCTGGGCGAGTTCTATCAGCGCAACGCGCCGACCCTGAACGAGTTCCTGGCCCTGGGCAAATCCGGCAACAGCGAACTGCCGAAGCAATTTCGTTGCGATCCGAAACTCACCGAGCTGACCATCACCACGTTGCTCAAGACCCTCGACGGCGTGAAGGACTACCACAGCCTGAGCGAAGAGAAGCGCATCGACATCCGTCGCTACCTGCTCTGCCTGGATGACTCGGCCAAGAAAGTCGGCAAGCTCGAAAACCTGCCAGCTCGCGAGAAGGCCGACCTCGACAAGCTGCGCAAGGACCTGACCGCGACCACCGAGTACGCGCCTTTCTGGGTGATCATCGCCGTGGCCCTGGCCCTGGGGATCGGCACCATGGTCGGCTGGAAGCGCGTGGTGAAAACCGTCGGTGAGAAGATCGGCAAGCAGGGCATGACCTATGCCCAGGGCATGAGCGCGCAGATCACCGCCGCCTGCGCCATCGGGCTGGCCAACGTCTACAGCCTGCCGGTATCCACCACCCATGTGCTGTCATCCGGGGTTGCCGGCACCATGGTCGCCAACCGCAGTGGCCTGCAGGGCAGCACCATCAGCAACATCCTGCTGGCCTGGGTACTTACCTTGCCCACCTCCATGGCGCTGGCAGCAGGTCTGTTCTATGGCGCGACGCTGATCTTCGGCTGA
- a CDS encoding helix-turn-helix transcriptional regulator, with translation MTRSHNPPIAFHLGPDAENDWAAAMLEHHGLHCQFDQAHIAGSSAQSWHLGDIGVTRADLVSLALVPAGEDQGSWQGQWLYLKLMTGGRVDIEQAGSTHRFTAGSMFFIDPERRFHESFAERGQMTVLRIPKGILRERGLRHSLRSPVITDVGSADTRAIRDLIHCIAQQHVAPGPAVRDLMGRQLLDLVDSMLGGAGDKARSRSADAVLSRARRHIHLHLADPRLDCTAVAEAAHVSVKHLQRLFREQNTTLMRQVWSVRLQHAQRLLTSTAGRPSVQDVAWQSGFATASHFSRAYQAHFGICPSQVGAAR, from the coding sequence ATGACACGCTCACACAACCCGCCCATCGCTTTCCATCTGGGGCCTGATGCCGAGAACGATTGGGCGGCCGCCATGCTCGAACACCACGGGCTGCATTGCCAATTCGATCAGGCGCACATCGCAGGTTCATCTGCGCAAAGCTGGCACCTGGGCGATATCGGGGTGACGCGTGCCGACCTCGTGTCGCTCGCGTTGGTGCCCGCAGGCGAAGATCAGGGCTCATGGCAAGGCCAGTGGCTGTACCTGAAGCTGATGACCGGTGGGCGTGTCGACATCGAACAGGCTGGAAGCACTCACCGGTTTACTGCGGGCAGCATGTTCTTCATCGACCCTGAACGGCGTTTCCACGAGTCGTTTGCCGAGCGTGGGCAAATGACCGTACTGCGCATTCCCAAGGGCATCCTGCGGGAGCGTGGCCTGCGGCACTCGCTGCGCTCGCCGGTCATCACCGATGTGGGCTCGGCGGATACCCGGGCCATCCGTGACCTGATTCACTGCATCGCGCAGCAGCATGTCGCCCCTGGCCCGGCGGTCCGTGACCTGATGGGCCGACAGTTGCTCGACCTGGTCGATAGCATGCTGGGCGGGGCAGGGGACAAAGCCAGGTCGCGCAGTGCCGACGCCGTTCTGTCGAGAGCCCGACGGCATATCCATCTGCATCTGGCAGACCCACGTCTCGACTGCACGGCGGTCGCCGAAGCGGCCCACGTTTCGGTCAAGCACCTGCAACGCTTGTTCAGGGAGCAGAACACCACCCTGATGCGGCAGGTCTGGAGCGTCCGCCTGCAGCATGCGCAGCGGCTGCTGACTTCCACCGCCGGGCGCCCAAGCGTGCAGGATGTGGCCTGGCAATCCGGCTTCGCCACGGCCTCGCATTTCAGTCGTGCCTATCAGGCGCATTTCGGCATCTGCCCTTCGCAGGTCGGCGCGGCCAGGTAA
- a CDS encoding tRNA (adenine(22)-N(1))-methyltransferase, which translates to MNERSLSERLERVAAHMPVGARLADIGSDHGYLPVALMNRGVIDAAVAGEVAMTPFLAAERTVDENQLGARISVRLASGLAAIEPADGITVVSLCGMGGETIRDILERDKNRLSGEERLILQPNGGEQPLRQWLMENGYRILHEELLREHRFYYEIIVAERTGPVSYSAEELYFGPLQLRERSPVFLAKWQRLLQLKRQTLANFAQARQQVADERVQSLAQQIRWITELLA; encoded by the coding sequence TTGAACGAGCGAAGCTTGTCCGAGCGTCTCGAACGCGTGGCGGCGCATATGCCGGTCGGCGCGCGGCTGGCCGACATCGGCTCGGACCACGGCTACCTGCCCGTGGCGCTGATGAACCGTGGCGTCATCGACGCCGCGGTGGCTGGCGAGGTGGCCATGACTCCGTTTCTGGCTGCCGAGCGCACCGTGGACGAGAACCAACTGGGCGCGCGCATCAGCGTGCGCCTGGCCAGTGGCTTGGCAGCGATCGAGCCGGCAGATGGCATCACGGTGGTCAGCCTCTGCGGCATGGGCGGTGAGACCATTCGCGACATTCTCGAACGCGACAAGAACCGTCTGAGCGGCGAGGAGCGCCTGATCCTGCAGCCCAACGGCGGCGAGCAGCCGCTGCGCCAATGGCTGATGGAAAACGGCTACCGCATCCTCCACGAAGAGCTGCTGCGGGAACACCGCTTCTACTACGAAATCATCGTCGCCGAGCGTACCGGGCCGGTTTCGTACAGCGCCGAGGAACTGTATTTCGGGCCCCTGCAACTGCGCGAGCGCAGCCCCGTATTCCTGGCCAAGTGGCAACGCCTGCTGCAGTTGAAGCGCCAGACCCTGGCCAACTTCGCCCAGGCACGGCAGCAGGTGGCCGATGAGAGGGTGCAGTCGCTCGCCCAGCAGATCCGATGGATCACCGAGCTGCTGGCATGA
- a CDS encoding GNAT family N-acetyltransferase, protein MRMLSDGCRVRPATVADVPLLLELMRALAVFEGYIDEFRVDEPALLARAFGANPQCQVFVAEQQGQLLGYAVVLEIAFTFDLRPTLLLKELYVAEGRRGSGLGEALLQQVARFALSIDAGRLKWDVLTGNARAEAFYQRLGGIPERKWMGYRMDVPELEQLALASDA, encoded by the coding sequence ATGCGCATGTTGAGCGATGGCTGCCGGGTACGTCCGGCCACCGTGGCCGACGTTCCGCTGCTGCTCGAGTTGATGCGTGCCCTGGCCGTTTTCGAGGGCTACATCGATGAGTTTCGTGTCGATGAGCCCGCCTTGTTGGCCCGTGCCTTCGGGGCCAACCCGCAGTGCCAGGTGTTCGTCGCCGAACAGCAGGGGCAATTGCTGGGGTACGCCGTGGTGCTGGAAATTGCCTTTACCTTCGATCTACGTCCCACGTTGCTGTTGAAGGAGCTGTACGTCGCCGAGGGGCGGCGCGGCAGTGGCTTGGGGGAGGCCCTGCTGCAACAGGTCGCCCGCTTCGCGCTGAGCATCGACGCCGGACGTTTGAAGTGGGATGTCCTGACGGGTAACGCCCGTGCCGAAGCCTTTTACCAGCGCCTGGGAGGCATACCTGAGCGCAAATGGATGGGCTACCGGATGGACGTGCCTGAACTCGAACAACTGGCTCTGGCGAGTGACGCCTGA
- a CDS encoding MFS transporter, with translation MQAVKKTRARYLILLMLFLVTTINYADRATISIAGSSLQKDLGIDAIELGYIFSAFGWAYVLGQIPGGWLLDRFGSKRVYAGSIFLWSLFTLMQGYIGVFGVASAVAVLFLLRFMVGLAEAPSFPGNARIVAAWFPTKERGTASAIFNSAQYFATVLFAPIMGWIVYTYGWQHVFVVMGALGIVFSIIWMYVIHNPKDHPLANAAEIQYIAENGGLVDLDAAGKKQDSGPKFGYILQLLKNRMMAGVYLGQYCITTLTYFFLTWFPVYLVQERGMTILKAGIIASLPAICGFIGGVLGGVISDALLRRGNSLSVARKVPIVAGMMLSMSMIICNYVDTDWMVVSFMALAFFGKGVGALGWAVVSDTSPKQIAGLSGGLFNTIGNLASITTPIVIGYIIAATGSFKLALVFIGANAFVAAFSYLVIVGEIKRFELKGLKPENTAEAPEATTEAAR, from the coding sequence ATGCAAGCAGTCAAGAAGACTCGCGCCCGCTATTTGATCCTGCTCATGCTTTTCCTCGTGACCACGATCAACTATGCAGACCGGGCGACGATTTCGATCGCAGGCTCAAGCCTGCAAAAAGATCTCGGCATCGATGCGATCGAGCTGGGTTACATCTTCTCCGCCTTTGGTTGGGCCTATGTGCTGGGGCAGATCCCTGGCGGATGGTTGCTCGATCGCTTCGGCTCGAAGCGCGTCTACGCGGGCAGCATCTTCCTCTGGTCGCTGTTCACGCTCATGCAGGGCTACATCGGCGTGTTCGGCGTTGCCAGCGCGGTCGCCGTTCTGTTCCTGCTGCGCTTCATGGTGGGCCTTGCCGAAGCCCCCTCCTTCCCGGGTAACGCCCGTATCGTCGCCGCCTGGTTTCCGACCAAGGAGCGCGGCACGGCATCCGCCATTTTCAACTCAGCTCAATATTTCGCGACGGTTCTGTTCGCTCCGATCATGGGCTGGATCGTCTACACGTACGGCTGGCAGCACGTCTTCGTGGTGATGGGAGCACTGGGAATCGTGTTCTCGATAATCTGGATGTACGTGATCCACAATCCGAAAGACCATCCTCTGGCGAACGCCGCCGAGATCCAGTACATCGCCGAAAATGGCGGCCTGGTGGATCTCGATGCCGCGGGCAAGAAACAGGACTCCGGCCCCAAGTTCGGCTACATCCTGCAGCTACTGAAGAACCGCATGATGGCCGGGGTCTACCTGGGCCAGTATTGCATCACCACCCTGACGTATTTCTTCCTGACCTGGTTCCCCGTCTATCTCGTTCAAGAGCGAGGAATGACCATTCTCAAGGCCGGCATCATCGCTTCGCTTCCAGCGATATGCGGATTTATCGGCGGCGTGCTTGGCGGCGTCATTTCGGACGCACTCCTGCGACGCGGCAACTCCCTGAGCGTCGCGCGCAAAGTTCCAATCGTCGCAGGCATGATGCTGTCCATGAGCATGATCATCTGCAACTACGTCGATACGGACTGGATGGTCGTCTCGTTCATGGCCTTGGCGTTCTTCGGCAAAGGGGTGGGTGCACTCGGCTGGGCGGTGGTCTCCGACACGTCCCCCAAACAGATTGCGGGACTCTCCGGTGGGCTCTTCAATACCATCGGCAACCTCGCGTCCATCACCACCCCGATCGTCATCGGCTACATCATCGCAGCAACGGGCTCTTTCAAACTCGCACTGGTATTCATCGGCGCCAATGCGTTCGTCGCCGCCTTCAGCTACCTGGTGATCGTAGGGGAGATCAAGCGCTTCGAGCTGAAGGGCCTCAAGCCTGAAAACACTGCCGAGGCCCCCGAAGCCACAACCGAAGCGGCTCGCTAA